A region from the Mycolicibacterium litorale genome encodes:
- a CDS encoding ammonium transporter, with protein MDTGTTAFMLCCVIGLTLMIPGLALFYGGMVSVKSSTNMMMMTFGAVASVGLLWVLFGFSMVFGTSYGGFVGSVTEFAGMKDLLEPMTTVDGLPISLFAVFQALFAAITVALISGAVADRMKFGAWMGFATLWAVLVYFPVAHWVFAFDGVVTENSVGGWIANTLGAVDFAGGTAVHINAGAAALAVAIVLGKSAMFGQLRKPHNVPLTLLGAGLLWAGWYAFNGGSALAAGNSAAIVMVTTFVATCAAVLAWLAVEKIKDGHVTGVGAASGAITGLVAITPACGAVTPVGAIFVGGIAGAVCVYAVGLKSRFGYDDSLDVVGVHLVGGVIGTLLIGFFASEGMPNGINGLFYGGGIDQLWKQAVAAGAVMLYSFAVAYLIAFALKKTVGIRISPDEEEQGIDAKFHRESSYDMQPV; from the coding sequence ATGGATACAGGAACCACAGCATTCATGCTGTGTTGCGTCATCGGCCTCACGCTGATGATTCCGGGTCTTGCGCTGTTCTACGGCGGCATGGTCTCCGTCAAGAGTTCGACCAACATGATGATGATGACCTTCGGGGCCGTCGCATCCGTGGGGCTGCTGTGGGTGCTGTTCGGCTTCTCGATGGTGTTCGGCACCTCCTACGGGGGCTTCGTCGGCAGCGTCACCGAGTTCGCCGGGATGAAGGACCTCCTGGAGCCGATGACCACCGTCGACGGGCTCCCGATCAGCCTGTTCGCGGTCTTCCAGGCGCTGTTCGCGGCGATCACGGTGGCGCTGATCTCCGGCGCGGTCGCCGACCGGATGAAGTTCGGCGCGTGGATGGGCTTCGCCACGCTGTGGGCGGTGCTGGTGTACTTCCCCGTCGCGCACTGGGTGTTCGCGTTCGACGGTGTGGTGACCGAGAACTCGGTCGGCGGCTGGATCGCCAACACGCTCGGCGCCGTCGACTTCGCCGGCGGCACCGCGGTGCACATCAACGCCGGTGCCGCGGCGCTCGCCGTCGCGATCGTGCTGGGCAAGTCGGCGATGTTCGGCCAGCTGCGCAAACCGCACAACGTCCCGTTGACGCTGCTCGGCGCGGGTCTGCTGTGGGCCGGCTGGTACGCCTTCAACGGTGGCTCCGCGCTGGCCGCGGGCAACTCCGCGGCCATCGTCATGGTCACGACGTTCGTGGCCACCTGCGCCGCGGTGCTGGCCTGGCTGGCCGTGGAGAAGATCAAGGACGGCCACGTCACCGGTGTCGGCGCGGCCTCGGGCGCGATCACCGGCCTGGTCGCGATCACCCCCGCCTGCGGTGCGGTCACCCCGGTCGGCGCGATCTTCGTCGGCGGGATCGCCGGCGCGGTGTGTGTCTACGCGGTCGGCCTGAAATCGCGTTTCGGATATGACGATTCGCTCGACGTGGTCGGTGTGCACCTCGTCGGCGGCGTGATCGGCACCCTGCTGATCGGCTTCTTCGCCAGCGAGGGGATGCCGAACGGCATCAACGGTCTGTTCTACGGCGGCGGTATCGACCAGCTGTGGAAGCAGGCGGTCGCGGCCGGTGCGGTGATGCTCTATTCGTTCGCGGTGGCCTACCTCATCGCGTTCGCGCTCAAGAAGACCGTCGGGATCCGCATCTCCCCCGACGAGGAGGAGCAGGGCATCGACGCCAAGTTCCACCGCGAATCCTCCTACGACATGCAACCGGTCTAG
- a CDS encoding nitroreductase family protein — protein MANPPADRHADTRVPIHPHLAARWSPRVFDPAAVLDDDALTALLEAARWSATWGGRQPVRFVVGRRGDPTFDGLAGVLRRGNSYARAASALILVCADEGEDERTARYAVFDAGAAVANLSVEAVSRSLITHPMAGFDIDGARAAFAIPDGVLPLAVVAVGRLGDHAQADEALVERDSRPRARLPLEQVAFSGTWGHPAVDSPCDDN, from the coding sequence GTGGCCAACCCGCCCGCCGATCGGCACGCCGACACCCGCGTACCCATCCATCCCCACCTCGCCGCCCGCTGGAGTCCCCGCGTGTTCGATCCGGCGGCGGTCCTCGACGACGACGCGCTCACCGCGCTGCTGGAGGCCGCGCGGTGGTCGGCGACGTGGGGTGGCCGCCAACCGGTGCGCTTCGTCGTCGGCCGCCGCGGCGACCCGACGTTCGACGGCCTGGCCGGGGTGCTGCGCCGCGGCAACAGCTACGCGCGGGCGGCGAGCGCGCTGATCCTGGTGTGCGCCGACGAGGGAGAGGACGAGCGCACCGCGCGCTACGCCGTCTTCGACGCGGGCGCCGCGGTGGCGAACCTCAGCGTCGAGGCGGTGTCGCGGTCGCTGATCACCCACCCGATGGCCGGCTTCGACATCGACGGGGCGCGCGCGGCGTTCGCGATCCCCGACGGCGTTCTCCCCCTGGCCGTCGTCGCCGTCGGGCGCCTCGGCGACCACGCGCAGGCCGACGAGGCGCTCGTCGAACGCGACTCCCGGCCCCGTGCGCGGTTGCCGCTCGAGCAGGTGGCGTTCAGCGGGACGTGGGGCCACCCCGCGGTCGATTCCCCCTGTGACGACAATTAA
- the glnT gene encoding type III glutamate--ammonia ligase, which translates to MSTDLAALAEKTGTKFILALFVDLRGKPCAKLVPVEAVELLATEGVGFAGYAVGAMGQEPKDPDLMAIPDPASFTPIPFVKDGLAMVHCDPHVEGKPWPYAPRVILKTLIQQAADAGFEPWVGAEVEYFLLTRNPDGSLATADAADTAAQPCYDARGVTRMYDHLTAISSAMNQLGWSNYANDHEDGNGQFEQNFQFSDALTTADRVITLRYLLSMIAAERGMVATFMPKPFGDRTGSGLHLHLSLTSAGTPVFPCDSDDRGLGLSDAAYSFIGGILDHACALQSVIAPTVNSYKRTGATSTASGASWAPRSATFGGNDRTHYIRVPDSQRIELRGGDGSANPYLAVAAALGAGLDGIKRSADPGPIGAVVESRSTLPPTLLHAVEQLESDAVVSGVLDAAGEGVARYFADLKRHEFFDYHGTVSPWEVDQYLTAF; encoded by the coding sequence ATGTCCACCGATCTCGCCGCCCTCGCCGAGAAGACCGGCACCAAGTTCATCCTCGCTCTGTTCGTCGACCTGCGCGGAAAGCCTTGCGCCAAACTCGTTCCCGTCGAAGCGGTCGAACTGCTCGCCACTGAGGGCGTCGGCTTCGCCGGCTACGCCGTCGGCGCGATGGGCCAGGAGCCCAAGGACCCCGACCTCATGGCGATCCCCGACCCCGCATCGTTCACCCCGATCCCGTTCGTCAAAGACGGCCTGGCGATGGTGCATTGCGATCCCCACGTCGAAGGCAAACCGTGGCCGTACGCCCCGCGGGTGATCCTCAAGACCCTCATCCAGCAGGCCGCCGACGCCGGCTTCGAGCCCTGGGTCGGCGCGGAGGTCGAGTACTTCCTGCTCACCCGCAACCCCGACGGCAGCCTCGCCACCGCCGACGCCGCCGACACCGCCGCCCAGCCGTGCTACGACGCCCGCGGCGTCACCCGCATGTACGACCACCTCACCGCGATCTCCAGTGCGATGAACCAGCTGGGCTGGTCGAACTACGCCAACGACCACGAGGACGGCAACGGCCAGTTCGAGCAGAACTTCCAGTTCTCCGACGCACTCACCACCGCCGACCGGGTCATCACGCTGCGCTACCTGCTCTCGATGATCGCCGCCGAGCGCGGCATGGTCGCCACCTTCATGCCCAAACCGTTCGGTGACCGCACGGGCAGCGGTCTGCACCTGCACCTGTCGCTGACCAGCGCGGGCACCCCCGTGTTCCCCTGCGATTCCGACGACCGGGGCCTGGGCCTGTCGGACGCCGCCTACTCGTTCATCGGCGGGATTCTGGACCACGCCTGTGCGCTGCAGTCGGTGATCGCACCGACGGTCAACTCCTACAAGCGAACCGGGGCCACCAGTACCGCGTCGGGGGCATCCTGGGCGCCGCGCAGCGCGACCTTCGGCGGCAACGACCGCACCCACTACATCCGCGTCCCCGACTCGCAGCGGATCGAACTGCGCGGCGGCGACGGATCGGCCAACCCGTACCTCGCGGTCGCCGCGGCTCTGGGCGCCGGCCTCGACGGCATCAAGCGGTCGGCCGACCCCGGCCCGATCGGCGCGGTCGTGGAGAGCCGCTCGACGCTGCCGCCCACGCTGCTGCACGCGGTCGAGCAACTCGAGAGCGATGCCGTCGTCTCCGGAGTCCTCGACGCCGCGGGCGAGGGGGTCGCGCGCTATTTCGCCGACCTCAAGCGGCACGAGTTCTTCGACTACCACGGGACGGTCAGCCCGTGGGAGGTCGATCAGTACCTGACGGCGTTCTAG
- a CDS encoding helix-turn-helix domain-containing protein, with translation MAPSDDAVPLLRNQSGTARERDPREPVEDTEFEAAIGRNVRQLRQQHGLTVAEMASRVGISKAMMSKIENAQTSCSLSTLALLAKGFDVPVTSLFRGADVERPAAFVKAGTGARIVRNGTKEGHDYQLLGSLRGEHKRLECLEVTLSEKSKTYPLFQHPGTEFIYMLEGVMDYSHSRSVYRLHPGDSLQIDGEGAHGPVDLVELPIRFLSVIAFPDSQV, from the coding sequence GTGGCCCCCTCCGACGATGCCGTTCCGCTCCTCCGCAACCAGTCGGGGACCGCGCGTGAGCGCGATCCCCGCGAACCCGTCGAGGACACCGAGTTCGAGGCGGCGATCGGGCGCAACGTGCGCCAGCTGCGCCAGCAGCACGGGCTGACCGTCGCCGAGATGGCGTCCCGGGTCGGCATCTCCAAGGCGATGATGAGCAAGATCGAGAACGCTCAGACGTCGTGCAGCCTGTCGACGCTGGCGCTGCTCGCCAAGGGTTTCGACGTGCCGGTCACCAGCCTGTTCCGCGGGGCGGACGTCGAGCGTCCCGCGGCCTTCGTCAAGGCTGGGACCGGCGCGCGGATCGTGCGCAACGGCACCAAGGAGGGCCACGATTACCAGCTGCTCGGGTCGCTGCGCGGTGAGCACAAGCGGCTCGAGTGCCTGGAGGTCACGCTGTCGGAGAAGAGCAAGACCTATCCGCTGTTCCAGCACCCGGGCACCGAGTTCATCTACATGCTCGAAGGCGTGATGGATTACAGCCACAGCCGGTCGGTGTACCGCCTGCACCCCGGCGACTCGCTGCAGATCGACGGTGAAGGCGCGCACGGACCCGTCGACCTGGTGGAACTGCCGATCCGCTTCCTGTCGGTCATCGCGTTCCCCGACTCCCAGGTCTAG
- a CDS encoding aspartate kinase — MALVVQKYGGSSVSDAERIRRVAERIVETKKAGNDVVVVVSAMGDTTDDLLDLAKQVCPAPPARELDMLLTAGERISNALVAMAIESLGAQARSFTGSQAGVVTTGTHGNAKIIDVTPTRLRSALDEGQIVLVAGFQGVSQDTKDVTTLGRGGSDTTAVAVAAALNADVCEIYTDVDGVYTADPRIVPNAHKLDTVSFEEMLEMAACGAKVLMLRCVEYARRYDLPIHVRSSYSDKPGTIVKGSIEDIAMEDAILTGVAHDRSESKVTVVGLPDVPGYAAKVFRAVADADVNIDMVLQNISKIEDGKTDITFTCARDNAPTAVEKLTSLQDEIGFTRVLYDDHIGKVSLIGAGMRSHPGVTATFCEALAEVGVNIDLISTSEIRISVLVKDTELDKAVAALHEAFGLGGDEEAVVYAGTGR, encoded by the coding sequence GTGGCGCTCGTCGTCCAGAAATACGGTGGATCCTCGGTGTCTGACGCCGAGCGCATCCGCCGCGTCGCCGAACGCATCGTCGAGACCAAGAAGGCCGGCAACGACGTCGTCGTGGTCGTCTCGGCGATGGGTGACACCACCGACGACCTGCTCGACCTGGCCAAGCAGGTCTGCCCGGCCCCGCCGGCGCGGGAACTCGACATGCTGCTCACCGCGGGTGAGCGCATCTCCAACGCCCTGGTCGCGATGGCCATCGAGTCGCTCGGCGCGCAGGCCCGCTCGTTCACCGGGTCGCAGGCCGGCGTGGTCACGACCGGTACGCACGGCAACGCCAAGATCATCGACGTCACCCCGACGCGGTTGCGCTCGGCGCTCGACGAGGGGCAGATCGTGCTCGTCGCCGGATTCCAGGGTGTGAGTCAGGACACCAAGGACGTCACGACGCTGGGCCGGGGCGGGTCGGACACCACCGCGGTCGCCGTGGCCGCCGCCTTGAACGCCGACGTCTGCGAGATCTACACCGACGTCGACGGCGTCTACACCGCCGACCCGCGGATCGTGCCCAACGCCCACAAGCTCGACACCGTCAGTTTCGAGGAGATGCTCGAGATGGCGGCGTGCGGCGCCAAGGTGTTGATGCTGCGCTGCGTGGAGTACGCCCGCCGCTACGACCTGCCCATCCACGTGCGCTCGTCGTACTCCGACAAGCCCGGCACCATCGTCAAAGGATCGATCGAGGACATCGCCATGGAAGACGCCATCCTGACCGGAGTTGCCCACGACCGCAGTGAGTCGAAGGTCACCGTCGTGGGCCTGCCCGACGTTCCCGGCTACGCCGCCAAGGTGTTCCGCGCCGTCGCCGACGCCGACGTGAACATCGACATGGTGCTGCAGAACATCAGCAAGATCGAGGACGGCAAGACCGACATCACGTTCACCTGCGCGCGGGACAACGCCCCGACCGCGGTGGAGAAGTTGACCTCGCTGCAGGACGAGATCGGCTTCACCCGGGTGCTCTACGACGACCACATCGGCAAGGTGTCGCTGATCGGGGCCGGGATGCGCAGCCATCCGGGCGTCACCGCGACGTTCTGCGAGGCCCTGGCCGAGGTCGGCGTGAACATCGACCTGATCTCCACGTCGGAGATCAGGATCTCGGTGCTGGTCAAGGACACGGAATTGGACAAGGCGGTCGCCGCGTTGCACGAGGCGTTCGGCCTCGGCGGCGACGAAGAGGCGGTCGTGTACGCAGGGACGGGGCGATAA
- a CDS encoding protein glxC has product MEEMKTAVSAWDLRTTKLREVNAALHQPDLAGDFVIQHPDGAHNVAVGINAPVRVTVEGHVGYYAAGMNQQAEVVIDGNAGTGVAENMMSGTVWVKGNASQSAGATGHGGLLVIEGNAAARCGISMKGIDIVVGGDIGHMSAFMAQAGRLVVRGDAGEALGDSIYEARLYVRGSVASLGADCVAKEMRAEHHEELGRLLKAAGFEDDDTAAYTRYGSARELYHFHVDNAGAY; this is encoded by the coding sequence ATGGAAGAGATGAAGACCGCGGTGTCCGCATGGGATCTGCGCACGACCAAGCTGCGTGAGGTCAACGCGGCCCTGCACCAACCGGACCTCGCCGGCGACTTCGTGATCCAGCACCCCGATGGTGCGCACAACGTCGCCGTGGGGATCAACGCCCCCGTCCGGGTGACGGTCGAGGGCCACGTCGGCTACTACGCCGCCGGGATGAACCAACAGGCCGAGGTCGTCATCGACGGCAACGCGGGCACCGGCGTCGCCGAGAACATGATGAGCGGCACGGTGTGGGTCAAGGGCAACGCCTCGCAGTCCGCAGGCGCCACCGGTCACGGCGGCCTGCTGGTGATCGAGGGCAATGCCGCTGCCCGGTGCGGGATCTCGATGAAGGGCATCGACATCGTCGTCGGCGGAGACATCGGCCACATGAGCGCCTTCATGGCTCAGGCCGGCCGGCTGGTGGTGCGCGGCGACGCCGGTGAGGCACTGGGTGACTCGATCTACGAGGCCCGGCTCTACGTCCGCGGCTCGGTGGCCTCACTGGGTGCCGACTGTGTCGCCAAGGAGATGCGTGCCGAACACCACGAGGAACTCGGGCGGCTGCTCAAGGCCGCGGGTTTCGAGGACGACGACACCGCCGCCTACACCCGCTACGGCTCGGCCCGCGAGCTCTACCACTTCCACGTCGACAACGCAGGGGCGTACTGA
- a CDS encoding FMN-binding glutamate synthase family protein: protein MTYSMDDRTRLGLRESATFDRATIAGIQRAAETGVYDIRGWGAKRALPHFDDLLFLGASMSRYPLEGYREKCATDVVLGDRHAKYPLHLDIPVTIAGMSFGALSGQAKEALGRGASEVGTSTTTGDGGMTPEERGQSKHLVYQYLPSRYGMNPDDLRKADAIEVVLGQGAKPGGGGMLLGQKISERVAGMRTLPQGIDQRSACRHPDWTGPDDLTIKINELRELTDWEKPIYVKVGATRTYYDVKLAVHAGADVVVVDGMQGGTAATQEVFIEHVGVPTLAAIPQAVQALQELGVHRKVQLIVSGGIRTGADVAKALALGADAVAIGTAALIALGDNHPRYAAEYEKIGSAAGFYDDFQDGRDPAGITTQDPELAARLDPVEAGRRLANYLRVLTMEAQTIARACGKAHVCHLEPEDLVAVTIEAAAMARIPLAGTNWIPGQSGAGF, encoded by the coding sequence ATGACCTACTCCATGGACGACCGCACCCGGCTGGGGCTGCGCGAATCCGCCACCTTCGACCGCGCCACCATCGCCGGCATCCAGCGCGCGGCGGAGACCGGTGTCTACGACATCCGCGGCTGGGGCGCCAAGCGCGCCCTCCCGCACTTCGACGATCTGCTCTTCCTCGGCGCCTCGATGTCGCGCTATCCCCTGGAGGGCTATCGCGAGAAGTGCGCCACCGACGTGGTTCTCGGTGACCGCCACGCCAAATACCCGTTGCACCTGGACATCCCGGTCACCATCGCCGGAATGTCGTTCGGCGCGCTGTCCGGTCAGGCCAAGGAGGCGCTGGGCCGCGGCGCCAGCGAGGTCGGCACCTCCACCACCACCGGTGACGGCGGAATGACGCCGGAGGAGCGCGGGCAGAGCAAGCACCTGGTGTACCAGTACCTGCCGTCGCGCTACGGCATGAACCCCGACGATCTGCGCAAGGCGGATGCGATCGAGGTGGTGCTCGGCCAGGGCGCCAAACCGGGCGGCGGCGGCATGCTTTTGGGACAGAAGATCTCCGAGCGCGTCGCGGGAATGCGCACACTGCCGCAGGGCATCGACCAGCGGTCGGCATGCCGGCACCCGGACTGGACCGGCCCGGACGATCTGACCATCAAGATCAATGAACTGCGTGAACTCACCGACTGGGAGAAGCCGATCTACGTCAAGGTCGGGGCCACCCGCACCTACTACGACGTCAAGCTCGCGGTGCACGCCGGGGCCGACGTCGTGGTCGTCGACGGGATGCAGGGCGGCACCGCCGCCACCCAGGAGGTGTTCATCGAGCACGTCGGCGTCCCGACGCTGGCGGCGATCCCGCAGGCGGTGCAGGCGCTGCAGGAACTGGGTGTCCATCGAAAAGTACAACTCATCGTGTCGGGCGGCATCCGCACCGGCGCCGACGTGGCCAAGGCGCTCGCACTGGGCGCCGATGCGGTCGCGATCGGCACCGCGGCGCTGATCGCGCTCGGCGACAACCATCCGCGCTACGCCGCCGAGTACGAGAAGATCGGCAGTGCCGCGGGCTTCTACGACGATTTCCAGGACGGGCGGGATCCCGCAGGCATCACCACCCAGGACCCGGAACTGGCCGCGCGCCTCGACCCGGTGGAGGCCGGCCGCCGGCTCGCCAACTACCTGCGGGTCCTGACGATGGAGGCGCAGACCATCGCCCGCGCCTGCGGTAAGGCCCACGTGTGCCACCTGGAACCCGAGGATCTGGTGGCCGTCACGATCGAGGCGGCCGCGATGGCGCGCATCCCGCTGGCCGGCACCAACTGGATTCCCGGACAGAGCGGAGCGGGGTTCTGA
- a CDS encoding NAD(P)/FAD-dependent oxidoreductase → MTDTADVVIVGGGLEGAAAAWALAERGVTNVVVAERNTVGAGMTGKSSGIVRCHYGVSSLAAMANAGLEVFENPQKYLGEQADDIGFRQTGYVVGVGEQNVDAMRKSLAAQRAVGVQTEEIDAAEVAKMWPYADLEPFAAFGWEPRGGYGDAYQTAQAFAAAARSAGVRVRQSTEVQSLVTDGERALGVTLTDGSRISAETVVVATGAWTRPFLAQHGIDVPIRVVREQIVLIDPGVELGPVPVFSDLVSLQYIRPEPDGTVLFGNSDLADNEETDPDNYLNRATDDFVDITVDKVGTRFPGFPDASITSSYAGCYDVTPDWNPVISRTDLDGLVVAAGFSGHGFKIAPAVGRLVADIVVDGRSGDPRIPETDFRLSRFAEGDLLKTPYPYVGAGEMR, encoded by the coding sequence ATGACCGACACCGCGGACGTCGTCATCGTCGGCGGCGGCCTCGAAGGTGCCGCCGCCGCCTGGGCGCTCGCCGAGCGCGGCGTCACCAATGTCGTTGTGGCCGAACGCAACACCGTGGGCGCGGGGATGACCGGCAAGTCGAGCGGTATCGTGCGCTGCCACTACGGGGTCAGCTCGCTGGCCGCGATGGCCAACGCCGGGCTCGAGGTGTTCGAGAACCCACAGAAGTACCTGGGCGAACAGGCCGACGACATCGGCTTCCGGCAGACCGGTTACGTCGTCGGGGTCGGGGAGCAGAACGTCGACGCGATGCGCAAGAGCCTCGCCGCGCAGCGTGCCGTCGGCGTGCAGACCGAGGAGATCGACGCCGCCGAGGTCGCCAAGATGTGGCCGTACGCCGACCTCGAGCCGTTCGCGGCGTTCGGCTGGGAGCCCCGCGGCGGATACGGCGACGCCTACCAGACGGCCCAGGCGTTCGCGGCCGCCGCCCGTTCGGCGGGTGTGCGCGTGCGCCAGAGTACGGAGGTGCAGAGCCTGGTGACCGACGGCGAGCGGGCCCTCGGTGTGACGCTCACCGACGGCAGCCGGATCTCGGCCGAGACCGTCGTCGTGGCCACCGGCGCCTGGACCCGCCCGTTCCTCGCCCAGCACGGCATCGACGTACCGATCCGGGTCGTGCGCGAACAGATCGTGCTCATCGATCCGGGCGTGGAACTCGGTCCGGTGCCGGTGTTCTCCGATCTGGTGTCGCTGCAGTACATCCGGCCCGAACCCGACGGCACCGTGCTGTTCGGCAACAGCGATCTGGCCGACAACGAGGAGACCGATCCGGACAACTACCTCAACCGCGCCACCGACGACTTCGTCGACATCACCGTCGACAAGGTCGGCACCCGGTTCCCCGGTTTCCCCGACGCGTCGATCACCAGCAGCTACGCCGGCTGCTACGACGTCACGCCGGACTGGAATCCGGTGATCTCGCGCACAGACCTCGACGGGCTCGTCGTCGCCGCGGGGTTCAGCGGGCACGGCTTCAAGATCGCCCCGGCGGTCGGCCGGCTGGTGGCCGACATCGTCGTCGACGGGCGCAGCGGCGACCCGCGGATCCCCGAGACCGACTTCCGGCTGTCCCGCTTCGCCGAGGGTGACCTGCTCAAGACGCCATACCCGTACGTCGGGGCCGGCGAGATGCGCTAG
- a CDS encoding aspartate-semialdehyde dehydrogenase — MVSIGVVGATGQVGQVMRTLLEERDFPADSVRFFASPRSEGKKLTFRGQEIEVENAETADPSGLDIALFSAGATMSRVQAPRFAEAGAVVVDNSSAWRKDPDVPLVVSEVNFERDAGRRPKGIIANPNCTTMAAMPVLKPLHDEAGLVRMVASTYQAVSGSGIAGVEELFDQASAVVSDSRDLVHHGGAVDFPAPNKYVAPIAFNVVPLAGSLVDDGSGETDEDQKLRNESRKILGIPDLLVSGTCVRVPVYTGHSLSLNVEFAQPLSPARAKELLATAPGVKLVDVPTPLAAAGADESLVGRIRQDPGAPEGRGLALFISGDNLRKGAALNTIQIAELLAAQL; from the coding sequence GTGGTTTCCATCGGTGTGGTCGGCGCGACGGGCCAGGTCGGCCAGGTGATGCGGACGTTGTTGGAGGAGCGCGACTTCCCGGCGGACAGCGTCCGGTTCTTCGCCTCGCCGCGCTCGGAGGGTAAGAAGCTGACGTTCCGCGGCCAGGAGATCGAGGTCGAGAACGCCGAGACCGCGGACCCGTCCGGCCTGGACATCGCGCTGTTCTCCGCGGGCGCGACGATGTCGCGGGTGCAGGCGCCGCGGTTCGCGGAGGCCGGCGCCGTCGTCGTCGACAACTCGTCGGCGTGGCGCAAGGACCCCGACGTGCCGCTGGTCGTCAGCGAGGTCAACTTCGAGCGCGACGCCGGTCGTCGTCCCAAGGGCATCATCGCCAACCCCAACTGCACCACCATGGCCGCGATGCCGGTGCTCAAACCGCTGCATGACGAGGCGGGTCTGGTGCGGATGGTCGCGTCGACCTATCAGGCGGTGTCCGGGAGCGGGATCGCCGGTGTCGAGGAGCTGTTCGACCAGGCCAGCGCGGTGGTCTCGGACAGCCGCGACCTGGTGCATCACGGTGGCGCGGTGGACTTCCCGGCGCCGAACAAGTACGTGGCGCCGATCGCGTTCAACGTGGTGCCGCTGGCCGGATCGCTGGTCGACGACGGCTCCGGCGAGACCGACGAGGACCAGAAGCTGCGCAACGAGAGCCGTAAGATCCTCGGCATCCCGGACCTGCTGGTGAGCGGGACATGTGTGCGGGTGCCGGTCTACACGGGGCATTCGCTGTCGCTGAATGTCGAGTTCGCGCAACCGCTTTCGCCAGCACGGGCGAAGGAACTGCTGGCCACCGCGCCCGGGGTGAAGCTGGTCGACGTGCCGACGCCGCTGGCCGCCGCGGGTGCCGACGAATCGCTGGTGGGCCGCATCCGCCAGGATCCGGGCGCTCCGGAGGGCCGCGGGCTGGCGCTGTTCATCTCCGGCGACAACCTGCGGAAGGGCGCCGCGCTGAACACGATTCAGATCGCCGAGTTGCTGGCCGCCCAGTTGTGA
- a CDS encoding glutamine amidotransferase, with amino-acid sequence MCGIVGLHLRNPELHPRLGELLTGMLCEMSDRGSDSTGVAVYGDPAWTPPGHGCVSLLEIGASPESASEAIGTALGVPVSVTVLDATYLVTAQAESEAVLAAARAAFPEALIAGFGEDLAVLKGVGDPRKLTEAWGLATAQGWQGVGHTRMATESAVTPSGAHPYAVGPDQCLVHNGSFANHATIRRELRAAGVEFDSENDTEVGARFVATQLAAGRDIETALKELCATFDGFYTLLVSNRDSFAVVRDAIACKPAVIAETADWVAMASEYRALSGLPGVGNAAIWEPEPEVVYAWKR; translated from the coding sequence ATGTGTGGGATCGTCGGGTTGCACCTGCGCAACCCCGAACTCCATCCACGGCTGGGTGAGCTGCTCACCGGAATGCTGTGCGAGATGTCCGACCGCGGAAGCGATTCCACGGGAGTGGCGGTGTACGGCGACCCGGCGTGGACGCCACCCGGCCACGGCTGCGTCTCCCTGTTGGAGATCGGGGCGTCCCCGGAGTCGGCGTCCGAGGCCATCGGCACCGCGTTGGGGGTGCCGGTGTCGGTGACCGTGCTCGACGCCACCTACCTGGTGACCGCGCAGGCCGAGTCGGAAGCGGTGCTCGCCGCCGCTCGCGCGGCGTTCCCCGAGGCACTGATCGCCGGCTTCGGTGAGGATCTCGCGGTCCTCAAGGGGGTGGGCGATCCGCGGAAGTTGACCGAGGCGTGGGGACTGGCGACGGCTCAGGGCTGGCAGGGCGTCGGGCACACCCGCATGGCCACCGAGTCCGCGGTCACCCCGTCGGGTGCGCACCCGTACGCGGTCGGACCCGACCAGTGCCTGGTGCACAACGGATCGTTCGCCAATCACGCCACCATTCGTCGCGAATTGCGCGCCGCCGGTGTGGAATTCGACAGCGAGAACGACACCGAGGTCGGGGCGCGGTTCGTCGCCACCCAGCTGGCCGCCGGCCGTGACATCGAGACCGCGCTGAAGGAACTGTGCGCCACGTTCGACGGCTTCTACACCCTGCTGGTGTCGAACCGGGACTCGTTCGCGGTCGTGCGTGACGCGATCGCCTGCAAACCCGCGGTGATCGCCGAGACCGCCGACTGGGTCGCCATGGCCAGTGAGTACCGCGCGCTGTCCGGTCTGCCCGGCGTCGGGAACGCCGCGATCTGGGAGCCCGAGCCCGAGGTGGTGTACGCATGGAAGAGATGA